TGGGCAACACCCGTATGATCAAGCACCTCTAGCCCCACCTCCAACAATTCCCGGACAGGCGCCGAAATTATGGGTGATTTAAAGTATCTTCTCTTATCTAAATTTGATGGATAAACTGATTCAGGCTTGCTGGGGAGCTTCCGCCACATCGGTTCATCGAGAGAAGATCATGCAGTCCCACGCGTCCTTTCTAGGCATTTCAAGCGTTTCAGAACTCAAACTCAGCGTGCGCGGTCCAGTGTTCACGCCTACCGATCCAGGGTTCGCTGAAGAAGTAGCGGCCTTCAACCTTTCAACACAGCACCAGCCGGATGTTGCGTTCGGCGCCCTCGACGCCGAGGACGTCGCAACCGCGGTGAAATGGGCAGCGGAGCAGGGCATGCCCGTTGCCGTCCAGTCCACCGGCCACGGTGCCTCCAATGCAATTCAGGGCGGCTTGCTGATCAGCACCCGCCGGATGTTGGAACTGAGCATAGATCCCGTCGAAAGGACCGCCCGCGTTGGTGCGGGCGTCCGATGGAAGGCGGTGGTTGACCACGCTGCAACCTTCGGCCTGATGGGTCTGTGCGGTTCCACCACGGACGTGGGCGTGGTGGGCTACACGCTTGGCGGCGGCCTGCCGATCATGGGCCGCAAGTACGGCTTCGCTTCCGACCACGTCATCGCCTTCGAACTCGTCACGGCCGACGGCACCCAACGACGCGTGTCCAAGGACGAGAACCCGGAACTGTTCTTCCTCCTCAGGGGAGGAAAGGGCAACTTGGGGATCGTCACGGCAATCGAGTTCCACCTGTTTCCCAGCGAAGACATCTTTGCCGGCGGCGTCTATTTTGACGGCCAGCATGCGGCAACAGTCCTCGATCAGTTCAGCCGGTGGGTGGACACCCTTCCAACGGAAGCATCGGCGTCGTTGGCTTTCCTGCGGCTGCCGGACATGGACATCATCCCGGAACCACTCCGCGGGAAGTTCGTGGTGCACCTCCGTTATGCGTACCAAGGTGATGCCGCAGTGGCCACCCAACTTCTGGAGCCCATGCGCCAGTGCGCCCCCTTCATGATGGATGCCACGGGTCCGCTTGAGTCCACGCAGTTCGATTCAATCCACCAGGACCCGGACCAACCGGTTCCGGCCCGTGAGCGGGGTTTCCTGCTGGACCGGCTGGATCACCAGGCCAAGGAGGCCATCCTGCGGCACTTCGGTCCCGGCGTCGAAAGTCCCGTTCTCATGGCGGAGCTTCGCCTCCTCGGCGGTGCCCTGGCGGTTTCGGCCGACGGTGAGGACAGCGTCAGCGGCCGCGACGCGGCATTCAGTTTCTTCATGGCAGGGATAGCCGTCCCGCCCTTGGCGGAGCTGCTTCCGCAGGTGTACGACGCCGTCCAGGAGGATCTGCGCGAGGCCTCCAGCGGTTCGACTTTCGTGAACCTGCACGGGCACTTTGTTGATGCCGAGGACCGCGACCGGGCTTGGGCTCCACGCATCCGGGAGCGCCTGAAGAGGGCCAAAGCGGAAGTCGACCCGAACAACATGTTCAGCTTCGGACATGTCGTAGGGCTGCCGGTCATCGATCAGACCGTACTGCTCGAGGACGTTGTCACGACCGGCGGCGACGCCGTGCCGGGCAACTAGGAACACGCCGTGCAAGACCGAGTAACGTTCCCGGACTTCTCCGCGTTCCAGATTGAGATCCCTTACGGTTCCTGGCTCCACGAGTCGGGATGGTCCGGAGGGCACCCGTCCCACGAGATCTCCTCCGACTTCTGGCCCGACGTGCAGGCCAGCCATGATCGGGAGCCCTCCGACGTTGCCAAACAAGGCGGCTAAGAGGACCCCTTGGAGGCCTACCATGGCCGCGGCTGCCGGTAGTAGGGTCAGAGCACCAGACCACTGCAGGCTCAGGAGCATCGACCATGAAAAAGCTCATCAATGATCCACGTGCGGTGGTGGACGAATCCGTCGAGGGTTTCGGTATGGCGCATGCCGACCTCGTGGACGTCCACCCCGACCCCAAATTCGTCGTCCGCAAGGGTGCGCCGGTGAAGGGAAAGGTCGCCTTGGTATCGGGCGGGGGCAGCGGCCACGAACCGCTGCATGCAGGCTTCGTTGGACTCGGCATGTTGGACGCCGCAGTGCCGGGAGCCGTGTTCACCTCACCCACACCCGACCAGATCATCCCGGCGACCACCGCGGTGGACTCCGGTGCCGGCGTCGTACACATCGTGAAGAACTACACCGGTGACGTCCTGAACTTCGAGACCGCAGCGGAAATGGCCCAGGCCGAAGGCGTGGCCGTCCGCTCGGTGCTCGTGAACGACGACGTTGCCGTGGAGGACTCGCTGTACACGGCCGGGCGGCGCGGCGTCGGCGGGACGGTCCTCGTGGAGAAGATCGCGGGGGCCGCCGCCGAACGGGGCGACGACCTTGATGCCGTAGCCGCCATCGCCGAGCGCGTGGTGGCGAACGTCCGGACCATGGGCGTGGCACTCTCCGGTTGCACGGTCCCGCACGCGGGCACGCCGAGCTTCGAACTCGCTGATGACGAGATTGAGATCGGAATCGGCATCCACGGCGAACCAGGCCGGCACAAGATTGCCATGGAACCCGCGGATGCCATCACCGACCGGCTGCTGGAACCTGTGCTGGAGGATCTTTCCATCGCCTCCGGGGACAAGGTCCTGCTGTTCGTCAACGGCATGGGCGGCACGCCCCTGAGTGAGCTGTACATCGTCTACCGCCGGGCGGCGCAGGTGCTCGCCGAACGGGGTGCCACTGTGGAGCGTTCGCTGGTTGGCAATTACGTGACCTCCCTGGAGATGCAGGGATGCTCCGTGTCGGTGCTTCGCCTGGACGATGAACTGACCACCCTTTGGGACGCTCCCGTCCATACTGCGGCCCTCCGTTGGGGA
The Paenarthrobacter ureafaciens genome window above contains:
- a CDS encoding FAD-binding oxidoreductase; this translates as MFTPTDPGFAEEVAAFNLSTQHQPDVAFGALDAEDVATAVKWAAEQGMPVAVQSTGHGASNAIQGGLLISTRRMLELSIDPVERTARVGAGVRWKAVVDHAATFGLMGLCGSTTDVGVVGYTLGGGLPIMGRKYGFASDHVIAFELVTADGTQRRVSKDENPELFFLLRGGKGNLGIVTAIEFHLFPSEDIFAGGVYFDGQHAATVLDQFSRWVDTLPTEASASLAFLRLPDMDIIPEPLRGKFVVHLRYAYQGDAAVATQLLEPMRQCAPFMMDATGPLESTQFDSIHQDPDQPVPARERGFLLDRLDHQAKEAILRHFGPGVESPVLMAELRLLGGALAVSADGEDSVSGRDAAFSFFMAGIAVPPLAELLPQVYDAVQEDLREASSGSTFVNLHGHFVDAEDRDRAWAPRIRERLKRAKAEVDPNNMFSFGHVVGLPVIDQTVLLEDVVTTGGDAVPGN
- the dhaK gene encoding dihydroxyacetone kinase subunit DhaK translates to MKKLINDPRAVVDESVEGFGMAHADLVDVHPDPKFVVRKGAPVKGKVALVSGGGSGHEPLHAGFVGLGMLDAAVPGAVFTSPTPDQIIPATTAVDSGAGVVHIVKNYTGDVLNFETAAEMAQAEGVAVRSVLVNDDVAVEDSLYTAGRRGVGGTVLVEKIAGAAAERGDDLDAVAAIAERVVANVRTMGVALSGCTVPHAGTPSFELADDEIEIGIGIHGEPGRHKIAMEPADAITDRLLEPVLEDLSIASGDKVLLFVNGMGGTPLSELYIVYRRAAQVLAERGATVERSLVGNYVTSLEMQGCSVSVLRLDDELTTLWDAPVHTAALRWGV